One uncultured Carboxylicivirga sp. genomic window, AAAATCACCTGTAGGATTACTATCCAGCATTAGTTCATAATCAACATCTGTTTCTGGATTATTAATATATAATTCTGCTGTTCCTCCACCTTCACAGAAAGAATTTTCTCCTTGTAAATCAAGTACAACCGGAAGAACATTTAATGTAATATCCAAAGTATTAGCCATTGAAGCACCACAAGTCAAACCTTCAACATTGGCAGTTACCGAATAGGTACCCACTGTGTAATCTCCAATAAATTCTAATGGCAATCCACTTGTTGATGATAAAATATCTTCAGCATAAGCACCATCCTTAAATAAGATATATCTTACGCCAGATTCCTGGTTATCAAGTAATAATTTAACACCTGCATCTTCAGGACAGTAGCTAGATATATTATTCAGGGCAATAAGATTAAAAGCTGTTGGCTTAGGCTGAATTGTAACAATCACATATTCATCCATCGGGAAATAACAACCACCTTCTTCAACAGCAATTGTATAGGTTCCCTCTGCAGTTTGAAGACCAAAATCAACAATGGATCCTGCAACTCCTAAGGCAGTTTGAACTTCAACACCATCCAGATAAAATCGATAAACAATACCATCGTCAGCACCTGATAAATAAATATTTACACCTGATCCATCTTCACAATATGTACCATCTCTCGGATCAGTATTTGCATCAGTATAAACTTCATAGTTGTTTCCTGAATAAGTAACATCAATTTGATACTGATTATTCATCATTTCAGTACAACCTGTTACTATGTTTACGGCCTGAATAGTATATATGCCTACAACCGTTTGTGGACCAAAGTTTAATTGATTACCGTCTCCACTTAAAGATGAAAGTTCTGCTCCATTTACTAATAAATAGTACTCAACTCCTACTTCAGATCCATCAAGTGTTATATCTGAGCCACTAGTACAAGTAGTTTCTACAATAGCTGGACTCAAATTGAATACTGTTGGTAAATCGTTTCTGGTTATTGTCACTTGGTTATTCATTTCCAGACGGTCAGCAGGTACACTGGCATTGTATGCTTCCACTTTATAAATTTCGGTTCCGATAACATCATTCCACATAATCGTGTTTGTTCCATCAAAAGTGATACTTGAAACAATAGAGTTATCAGAAACTCGCATTAAGTCATAGGTTATTCCTATTTGAGCGCCTGACAAATAAATACTTATACCTGTTGACACTTCACTACCATCACCACAATATTCAGAGCCTGTTGCTAAAAGGTCATATGAAATAAGACCTTCAAAAACACTTACGATCAACTCAGTACTATCTTTACATCCAGTACTGGTTTCGGCAATAACTCTGATTGTTGTTTGGTCATCGTTTACATCAGCAGGAGTCCACAAATATGTATTTGAACCATCATGAGATAAATCTTCAAGACCATTAATTTTATAAACATAATTAACAACATCTGTACCGCTTGCAGTAAATGTTATTTCAGTACCTGCAAGAACACTTAACCCAGGAGAAGCAATCAAGGATACTCCTGACAATGGATTTACAGTTACATCAAGAACTGTTGGTGATGCGGCAGAACAACCGTTAGCAAATTCGTAGTTTACTGTAATTTGCTGTAAACCATCACTCTCCCAATTAACAGTAATCTGTTCAGTTCCTAAACCGGATATTATTGTTCCTCCGGTAACGGTCCATACATAGTTTAGATTTCCACTTTCTGTAGAATAAATCTCTATATTATTATTACATACATCAGCTGAACCAATTATTGATGGTACTGGTGTATCTTGAACTGTTACATCCAGTATTGTTGGTGTAGCAGCATCACATAAATTAGGATCTGTATAACTTACTGAGATGGATTGTGTTCCAACAGTATTCCATTCAACAGTAATTTCATTTGTACCATCACCTGAGATAATTGTACCGCCATTAACAATCCAGCTATAATTAGTCATACCCAATTCTGTTGAGTATACTTCTGAATATGTATTACATACAGTATTAGTTCCCGAAATAGTTGGAACAGGTAATGGGTTTACAGTTACATCCACATGAGTTGGATCAACTGCATTACATCCATTTGAGTTATCATAATTAACTTCAACAGAACCTTGTCCAACCACATCCCATGTTACTGTGATTTGATTGGTACCAATACCGGCTGTAATTGTACCTCCTAACACATTCCATTGATAATTATTTTGTCCTGATTGTGTGGAATATACATGACCAGTTGTATTTAAACAAGCTTCTGTTGGTCCGTTTAATGAAACTGTTGGAATAGCATTTACAGTAACAGGCAATACAAATGGTGTTGCAGCCGGACATGATGCCAACTCATAATTTACACTTATTTGTCTTCCTGCACCAGTCGTCCAAATTACTTCTACCAAATTTGAATTTTGAGGATCAGCAGTAAGAATAGTACCCCCAATTATTTGCCAATCGTAGTTAGAAGCTCCACCCTCGGTTGTATAAATAACTGTATGATCTTCACAAACCACATCATCTCCTGCTATTGTCGGAGTAGGCAAATCAACAACGTTTATAGTTGTAGATGTTGCAGCAAGAGGATCACAGGCATTGGTATCTGTATAAGTCACAGAAATTGTATGAGTTCCGTTTACACTCCAGTCAACCACAATACTTTCAGTATTTTGTCCACTGGCAATTGTTCCTCCTGATCCAACTGTCCATACATAATTACTCATTCCAGACTCAGTAGAATAAGATTCACTTACTCCATTACAAACAGTTGCTGAACCAGAAATAGTTGGTACTGGTAAAGCGTTTACATTTACTGGATAAGCCGTCGGACTCACAGGTTCACAACCGTTACCATCTATATATGTAACCGAAATAGAATTTGCACCTGATGTGTTCCAGGTAACTGATACAGATTCAGTTCCATTTCCAGAATCAATACTTCCTCCGGATATTGACCATACATAGCCAGTCATACCCAAATCTGTTGAATATATATTTCCAGTTGAGTTCTGACAAACATCAGCAGGACCAGAAATAACAGGCACCGGTAAATCATTTACCTGAACATCCAATACGAAAGGACTAACTGCAGAACAGTTTCCATTGACAGTCTCATAATTGACACTAACACTCTGTAAACCAACTGAAGTCCATTGAATATCGATAATATGAGGATTAGCTGTTGGAATTATTGTACCCCCAACTACATTCCAATCGTAATTAACGTAGCCTCCTTGCGTTGAATATTGTTCAATAGAATTTAAACAAACATCATTACTTCCATTAATGGAAGGTGTAGGTAAATCATGAACAACAGTTGCAAGTGATGCAGGTGCAGAAGCCGAACATCCATTTGCATTATCATAGTTAACACTAACTGAACCATTACCAAGCACATTCCATAAAACAGTAATAGTTCCATTATTATCATTCGACTGAATCGTACCCCCTACAATATTCCAAACATAATTTGACATTCCAGTTTGAGTAGTATACGTTCCTGTTCCATTTATACAAACATCCGTATCACCTGTAACTGAAATAGTAGGAAGTGAATTAACAGTTATTGATTGAACAGTAGGTGTAACTGGCGCACAACCTTCAGCTGTTTCATAACTTACAGTAACACTCTGAGCTCCTGTAGTAGTCCATAGAACTTCCACATAATCATTACCATTTCCTCCACCAGTTACAGAACCACCACTAACAATCCAAACATAATTTGAATATCCGCCATCAGTTGTATATGTTTCTGTAGTATTTACACAAGGTGTAAAATTACCTGATAATGCAGGTGTTGGAAGAGGGTTAATAGTCATGACTAATTCAGGTGCTGAACTAGCCTGACATGAAGCCGTTGTTGTAACTGACACAAAAACTTCATCCCCATCAGCAAGCGAACTGGTAGAAAACAAATTACTAGCTCCACTTTGCTGACTTATATTATTTACAAAGAATTCATAATTAGCAGCCACAACTGTCGCAGATGCATTTGCAACAGTAGCTGTAAAAGTAACAGTAGTACCATCACAAACAGGATTTGCATCAACCGTTAGGTTAACAACAGGATTTGCATTAACTGTCATCGATACAGAATTAGAAGTATCAATACAACCTGAATTAGTTTCTGTTATGACAACATATATTGCATCACCATTCTGTAAAGTATTATCTGTATAAGTACTAGAAGAACCACTTTGCATAGAAACATCAGATGCTCCTCGTACTCTGTGAAAATCATAATTAAATACCGCTCCCGGATCATTTGGTGTTTTAACCGCACTGGCATTAAATGTTACCGGAGTGCCTGCACAAATTACAGACCCAGGTGAAGATATACTTATTGATGCAATTACTTCGTGAACTGTTACTGTAACATTTGCAGTTGCACTACAATCTGTTGCAAAACTTGTATCAAACCCCTGAACAATTATAACATCACCATTTACAAGTGAGTTATCTGAATAAGTATTATCTGTACTACGAGCCTGAACAATATTACCAACACCAATAGCATTTTTATAAAATATATATTCATTGGCACCAGCTGCTGTGAATGTAACATTCGTACCCACACAGAAAGCATCTCCAGGTTGATCAGAAGATAGTGTTACAATTGGATTTTCATTAATTACAACATTATGATCTAATGTATTGGTACAAGTACCATCATCAACAGTTAATGTATAAACACCTTCATGAGTTAATTTTACTGTAGTTGGTATTGATAACACAGAACCTGCAACAACACTTGCATCAGGCAATAACCAAGAATAGGTTACACCACCACCTCCGGTAAGACTTAATGCATCACCTTCACAAAGTTCAGAAGTTGTAATGGCAATATCGCCATTGATTGTTGGAACAGGCAAAGTGCTTATTACCACGTTTACAGCTCCTGTTGCCGTACAAGAATTTCCATCTGTTACAACAACAGTATAAATACCATCATAAGTAGCCTTATCTGCAGAAGAAATTAATGGATTCTCATCTGTACTTGTAAAACCATTTGATTCGTGAGACCAAGCAAAAGAATATGAAGCCGTACCATTTGTTCTGTTTGCATATAATTGCAAATCACTACCATCACAGGTAGGATCATAATATGGAGTAACTATTGGAGGATCAAATACAGTTACCGTAATACTCTCAATGGCACTACAATCTGTTGCATAATCAGTATCGAAACCTTCTACATAAATAATATCACCATCTACCAATGTATTATCAGAATAGGTATTGGTAGCACTACGACCTTGTACAATATTACCAGCTGCTGTCCCATTTTTATAGAAAATATATTCATCTGCACCTCCAGCAGTAAAAGTTACATTTGTTCCCGGACAAAATTCATCATTTGTTTGATCACTACTTAAAGTAACAACAGGAGTTGGATTTGCAATTACGGTCCAATCCAGTGTTTCTTCACAAGTACCCTCAATTATTTTTAACGTATAAGTTTCACCCGCAGGAATAGTTGCACTAATATTATTGATAGTTAAAACATTACCTAAAACAGTGCTCATATCAGGAAGTGTCCATTCATAAATTGCACCACTTGCTCCACCTCCACCAGTAAGAATCAAGGTCTCTCCCTGACATAACTCAGTTGTTCCGGAAATACTACTTCCATTTATGGTTGGAGTTGGTAATTCCTGAATAGACACATCAACCAAACCTTCAGAACTTGAACATCCTGCTCCATCTGTTACAACAGCACCGTATTGACCTGCATCACTTAACGAAGCAGGATTTATAACCAATGTAGAGTTGGTTTCTCCTGGTATTACAACACCATCCTTGGTCCATATATAACTACCATATACACCACTTCCACCTGACGGAGAAGCTGTTATTGTAAGGTTACCATTAACACAAACAGGAGCATTATAAGATAATGTAACCGTTGGTATTGAATTAACAGTAACGGTTGTTTGAGCTGTATTCTCACAAGTATTTGAATCAACTATTGTTAGTGTGAAAGTATGTGTTCCTACGCCATAATCATTTGAACTTAATGTTACATCTTGAATAGATCCAACAACATTACCAACTCCATAAGTCCATTCGTAATTAGACATTAAATCAGGATCACCTAACAAGGTAAAATCAGCACCTAAACATACCGGTCCGGTATTAGCTGCAGACGCTGAAGGTAAAGGATTTACAACAACAGTTGCCGAGCCATTCATGGTACTTGTACAATTGTTGTCATTTATATTATAAGCTTCAACCGTATATGTATCAGCCGTAGAAACAGTAAAACTAATAGAACTACCTGTACCCGAAATTGGGAAACCAACCTGACCTCCTCCACTATTAATAAGAAAATATTCCATTCCGGATTCAGAACCACTAAGAGTTAAGGTCGCTGATTCACCTGAACATATTTGTTGATCAGCACCAAAATTAAACACCGATGGAGTCTGATATACAAATGTATAGTCATTATTAACTGTACCAACAGGCAATCCAACACTATTGCGTTGGATATAATCAAAGTATATTCTTTGACCAAAATAAAGAGGCTCAACTCTATCTAAATAAAACCTAAAAACAGTGCTTTGACCTGTTCCTATGTATTCACCCCACGTTGGATGTTCTTCCGGTGAACCTACAAATGTTGTAATTGTCCATTCAATAGATGCAGCCTGAGGCGCCCAACTAGGTGGCACCAAATCAACGTAGCCACCGTCTGAACAATATGAATTATCCAAACTGGGAATGGTTCCGTCATTACCTTTCAGGATCGGAATACCAAGTTCACTATACTTATTTGCAAAGTATTGGTTAATTTCCCTAATTTCTCCAGCTGACAAATCGGTTTGAGCAAACACAAAACTATTTTGTATTAGCAAACCCAGAAACAAGACCAATCCTAAACGAAAGCGTAAATAATTTTTCATAAACATTTGTTTATCTAATCCCCAACTTCACAACCCAACCTGTCGTTAATTATTTAATACTAACATCTTTTTATGTTAGCTAAAATTACTGTCTTAAAGTTTATTTCCGACTTATGCTTTCTATTTTAGAAATGATTTTCAGCAATGATAATCCGAAAATCATTTGAAAGTCGCAATAAATGTTCTGTTCAACAGTATTAACGTTTCTACGAAGCACCAATCAAGTTGTTTCACTAATTCTGCTTCTCACACATTATTTTTTAATATTAGTTTTTAACATTAACTCCTAAACTCTGTAAAGCTTTGGGCGAGTGCTCCAATGCAATACGTGCAATTTTAATAAAATCACTCACATAATTCTGCATCTTAACAACCATTTTCTTTCTCTGGGCCGTTAGCTGCCTTAATTCTGCTGCACTTTTCAAACACTCATCGTTCAAATCATTTAGATCAACCAACTGCTGACGCAACTCCTCAATCTTCATTGCTTCAATTCCGTATTTAGCCATTCGGTCTAAATAGTCATCATCATTCTTCAGCATAATTGAACAAAACACACTTACCTGGAAATACCACTCTTTATAAGTACGCTCCCTGGTTCCATCAAGAATCAAAACATTACGAGCCTTAAAATCCTCAGCAAAAACAATACGTGCAATCTTCAAATACTTCATATAATCTCGATGAATTTTAGATTGCAAATTCTGCTTTTGTCTAAACTTTTCAATTTTTACTGATTTTGCTAAATGCTGCTTAAATGAAATCTCTTTGAGCATTGAAAAAACTTTTTCCCCATCGTCCAACCGCCTTTCATCATAACCATACTGCATTACAGCATTCTTAATATCATCAACATTTTTACTGTTATGCACAAGTATTCCTGCCTGATGAATAAATGATGTTATCGTTTGCTTAGTATAATGCATATATTTTAATAAAATTTAATCTACTTATTAAAATTATTAGTCTAGAATTAAGTTAAAAGCAAATATTTATAAAAAAATTTAAATATTCAAAATGTTTTAATAAATTATTTTTTAAATTTTAATCTTTTATTCTAATGATATATTACATTTATAATTAAGATTGCAATATTTTAATAAAGAATAAATCAATAATATTAAGATAATAGTATTATATTTTCAGAATATTCAAATCACAATTAGATAATATCATTCACATATTATAGTTTAGTTTTAAAAAATAGAAATCGTAATTTTTAAATAAGATTAATAAATTTTTAATTTATAAATCAGTATTTTATTAAACGATTATTTAATAAATTAATTAGATACATACATTTAAATTATAGAAACGATAATGTGATATATTTTTACATTACCAAGTAAAAAAGGCCTGTTCTATTGCTAGAACAGGCCTTAATCAATTATAATAAAGATAAAAAGCTCTTGTCAAATGAACCTTGACAAGAGTCTGTAAATTATAAATTCAATGAAATTTTGGCACGAAGACCGAATTGGGGAACCCCTAATTTTGATTGAGGTGTAACACGCCATAGTGCTTCCAACCGAATAAGACGCATAATATTTTCTAAACCAACACCAACTTCCAGGTATGGCTGATCGAGTCCGGAAACTGTTTCCGGAATGGCAATTGCATCAAATTGTTTCTTACTCAAACTTCCAATCATTGATTTTGTTGAAATAACTTCTCTCAGACCTAAACTTCGCAGCAAAGGCAAGCGATTAAATAGAAAACCATTCAGGTGATATTCAAAATAAGCATGTAAATATTTATCATGAGCAAATTCAAGATAATTCAGCATATTGAAATCGTACAAATAATATCCAAATGATTCATTCCCTCTTGGTAATTCAAGCAATGTATAAGGTACCTTTCCAAAAATTACACCTCCTTCAAAAGCATAATTTAATAATGTTTGACCCATATATATACTATGCTTTATAGTAGTATGAATTTTTTGATACCTGTTTACCTGCCCGGCGTATTCTGCTTGTCCTGTCGTTAATGCAAGGTGAAGAATCGGATAATCCGTTGATAAATACAAACGCATAAACTCATCATCAATCACTTTTTCCTTAAATGAAAAACGAAAATCAATCGTAGCTTCATATGTATTTACATTCTTTACCTGCATCCCATTGTATTCAAACGGATAAAATTCAGGTGAATACTGTGATTTATAGGTTAGATTAAACTGCGATGAAAAACCAGTTCGCCATTCATGCTCATAGCTAAAATCAACCTCTTTCTGTCTTAACAACTCATCAAAAGGATCACGAACAAAAAATGCCGAAACAAGATTATTTTCAGATGGTGTGAGCATATTTTCATATAAATACAAGATCTTCCTATTTTCTCCCATCCGGATATATCTATCGTCATAATACATTTCAATCACCCTTCTTTTAGGATGTTCAAATTTATATCCTCCCCCCAGCAATCCTGAGATCTTTTCTGTTTGTAAACCATAACCTAATCCACCCCAAAGCATCCAGTTTTTACTAATTTCTTTACTGGTGCGTGCTCCTGCAAAAAACCTAACGCCTTCAACCTTATTAAACTGAAGAAAATTCATATATGGTCCTAGTTCAAACTTCCCAAGATCATAATAACCCGTCATCATCATACGGGTTGTATTATCCAGAATCTTAATTAGTGGAATCTGATTAATAGAATCGATGGATAATGCAATTTCCTTATCAGCATTACTTAGAGGTATATGTCGGGCCTTGTTCCAATAAGTCGTATCACGGGAATATGAACCCGATAGTTTTACAGATTCATAGCTGAGATTTCTTGCACTTAATACCACCTCTTCCTCAGGGTTTATCTTTACATCTTTAAAAGATGAGTATTCATTAAATTCAAGCTCCATTCTTCGATTCTGCCCAGGGATCTCAAATGGAAGATAATCAAAGGAAGCATATACTGTTTGTTCTTTATAAAAGGGTTGATTTCCGTTCACTTTTTCGTATATCACATCAATCTTCATCTCCTTCAGAAAATTCATGTTGGTTTTTGAAGATAATGCTGCATCAACACTTACGATCGAAAAGTCTTTATCATCAATAACCATATGCCCGCGAAAAACTTTATCATGTTTTCTCCTGGGTGTAAATAAAATCTGATAATGCTTAAATCCTTCATGCTGCACACTATCTACCAGATAATACTTATAATAAAACCATCCATTTGAAGCAGCCGGACTAACAAAGCTCTCTTCAAATACCTTGATATAATTATTGTAAAAATTGTATTGGTTATTTAATCCTGCGGTATACCCACCTATTTCATAATCGCCCAAAACACCAAGACCTTGTGTATTATCAGCCACTATAACTGATTTTTGTTTTAGGGGTTTATTCTGAAACTGATTCTGTACAACCTGTTCCGACAGATAAACAGGTAGGTATTTTGAACCATCAAAAGCCGTTTTGAAATAGGATTTATAATTTTTAAAGGGACCAGAATACATCAAGGCACTATCAACATTGGCAATATGATATTCCCACTTGGTATATTTCTCATACGCATAGCCCGGATGCTTATCCGGATTATTATCTGTTTTGGCATCATTCATTCTATCCAAAAGAAAACGAACCCAACTATCATCAGGCTTAACTGAAATCTCGTTTAAATTAATTTCATCAGGATTAAGATATACCTCAAAAGGAGACTTAATTTTACTGACTTTGATCTCTTTTTTATGATAGCCTACAGAAGAAAAAACAAGAGTATCATTATATGAAAGTAGTTCCAGCTTAAAATATCCTGTTGAATCAGAAATTGTACCAATGTTTGTACCTTTAAAGTACACATTCACCATAGGTATGGTGGCATCTGATTTTGAATCAAGCACAAATCCGTCAATTGACACTTGTCCTAACCCGTTCAAACTGAATAACACAATCAGACAAAAAAGACTGACTATTCGATAACTTTTTAACATTCGGGTATTTTAGGTTAATAATATCACCAAAACTTATTATGAATGGCACCATCATTAAAACTGCCTGCAATATTACAGAAAGTATTGGTTGGTTGGGACAGATATGGTGTTAAAACGGTAATTTTTAAGTATGAACTTAATTTTTGCAATAGTCTAACAATAAAAAGCTATTTTCGGCTAAAATATTAAATAGCTAATTAAAATGATACAATCACTTCTTGAGCTTGACAAAGACATATTGATGTTTCTCAATAGCCATTTTTCAGCATATTGGGATAATTTCTTCTGGATATTTACAAGTAAAGAAGTATGGATTCCTATGTACCTGACTATTGCATATGTGA contains:
- a CDS encoding gliding motility-associated C-terminal domain-containing protein produces the protein MKNYLRFRLGLVLFLGLLIQNSFVFAQTDLSAGEIREINQYFANKYSELGIPILKGNDGTIPSLDNSYCSDGGYVDLVPPSWAPQAASIEWTITTFVGSPEEHPTWGEYIGTGQSTVFRFYLDRVEPLYFGQRIYFDYIQRNSVGLPVGTVNNDYTFVYQTPSVFNFGADQQICSGESATLTLSGSESGMEYFLINSGGGQVGFPISGTGSSISFTVSTADTYTVEAYNINDNNCTSTMNGSATVVVNPLPSASAANTGPVCLGADFTLLGDPDLMSNYEWTYGVGNVVGSIQDVTLSSNDYGVGTHTFTLTIVDSNTCENTAQTTVTVNSIPTVTLSYNAPVCVNGNLTITASPSGGSGVYGSYIWTKDGVVIPGETNSTLVINPASLSDAGQYGAVVTDGAGCSSSEGLVDVSIQELPTPTINGSSISGTTELCQGETLILTGGGGASGAIYEWTLPDMSTVLGNVLTINNISATIPAGETYTLKIIEGTCEETLDWTVIANPTPVVTLSSDQTNDEFCPGTNVTFTAGGADEYIFYKNGTAAGNIVQGRSATNTYSDNTLVDGDIIYVEGFDTDYATDCSAIESITVTVFDPPIVTPYYDPTCDGSDLQLYANRTNGTASYSFAWSHESNGFTSTDENPLISSADKATYDGIYTVVVTDGNSCTATGAVNVVISTLPVPTINGDIAITTSELCEGDALSLTGGGGVTYSWLLPDASVVAGSVLSIPTTVKLTHEGVYTLTVDDGTCTNTLDHNVVINENPIVTLSSDQPGDAFCVGTNVTFTAAGANEYIFYKNAIGVGNIVQARSTDNTYSDNSLVNGDVIIVQGFDTSFATDCSATANVTVTVHEVIASISISSPGSVICAGTPVTFNASAVKTPNDPGAVFNYDFHRVRGASDVSMQSGSSSTYTDNTLQNGDAIYVVITETNSGCIDTSNSVSMTVNANPVVNLTVDANPVCDGTTVTFTATVANASATVVAANYEFFVNNISQQSGASNLFSTSSLADGDEVFVSVTTTASCQASSAPELVMTINPLPTPALSGNFTPCVNTTETYTTDGGYSNYVWIVSGGSVTGGGNGNDYVEVLWTTTGAQSVTVSYETAEGCAPVTPTVQSITVNSLPTISVTGDTDVCINGTGTYTTQTGMSNYVWNIVGGTIQSNDNNGTITVLWNVLGNGSVSVNYDNANGCSASAPASLATVVHDLPTPSINGSNDVCLNSIEQYSTQGGYVNYDWNVVGGTIIPTANPHIIDIQWTSVGLQSVSVNYETVNGNCSAVSPFVLDVQVNDLPVPVISGPADVCQNSTGNIYSTDLGMTGYVWSISGGSIDSGNGTESVSVTWNTSGANSISVTYIDGNGCEPVSPTAYPVNVNALPVPTISGSATVCNGVSESYSTESGMSNYVWTVGSGGTIASGQNTESIVVDWSVNGTHTISVTYTDTNACDPLAATSTTINVVDLPTPTIAGDDVVCEDHTVIYTTEGGASNYDWQIIGGTILTADPQNSNLVEVIWTTGAGRQISVNYELASCPAATPFVLPVTVNAIPTVSLNGPTEACLNTTGHVYSTQSGQNNYQWNVLGGTITAGIGTNQITVTWDVVGQGSVEVNYDNSNGCNAVDPTHVDVTVNPLPVPTISGTNTVCNTYSEVYSTELGMTNYSWIVNGGTIISGDGTNEITVEWNTVGTQSISVSYTDPNLCDAATPTILDVTVQDTPVPSIIGSADVCNNNIEIYSTESGNLNYVWTVTGGTIISGLGTEQITVNWESDGLQQITVNYEFANGCSAASPTVLDVTVNPLSGVSLIASPGLSVLAGTEITFTASGTDVVNYVYKINGLEDLSHDGSNTYLWTPADVNDDQTTIRVIAETSTGCKDSTELIVSVFEGLISYDLLATGSEYCGDGSEVSTGISIYLSGAQIGITYDLMRVSDNSIVSSITFDGTNTIMWNDVIGTEIYKVEAYNASVPADRLEMNNQVTITRNDLPTVFNLSPAIVETTCTSGSDITLDGSEVGVEYYLLVNGAELSSLSGDGNQLNFGPQTVVGIYTIQAVNIVTGCTEMMNNQYQIDVTYSGNNYEVYTDANTDPRDGTYCEDGSGVNIYLSGADDGIVYRFYLDGVEVQTALGVAGSIVDFGLQTAEGTYTIAVEEGGCYFPMDEYVIVTIQPKPTAFNLIALNNISSYCPEDAGVKLLLDNQESGVRYILFKDGAYAEDILSSTSGLPLEFIGDYTVGTYSVTANVEGLTCGASMANTLDITLNVLPVVLDLQGENSFCEGGGTAELYINNPETDVDYELMLDSNPTGDFGIVSGAQIIWTVSSEGLYTVRAVKQDPTTSCSPTVMNGSVTVTMTNLPEDRTLTVADGTDCTNGTIITVPNSEAGITYVVINMATDMLVPGYEIIGDGGNISFDPIFDADGYYRVEAYNGSCMTVIDDTFNSPIHVAIAGVVGKRVVDYIPSGPICVGSGGITIRVNAPEADVDYVLYRIDGSGNDVLVDVINQPNVSDPIEFSELFAEGTYKVIGFDDYQNDPLGCSNEMLNRVTIAYNPLPKAFRLYGAEKYCSADPAVLTLDGSEFNYEYILLRNDGTGNVPVETKYGTGAELEFVPVTVDGSYTVYSISPDGCTSSMRDTVSISAGDDIIEQMVSGGNVYEYCSSEGGVTITLADQQTDVLYQAVDADGEVAAEVIGLTAGTPIELGPLTTGKYAIWGSYGELGCRTLMNNTDSVEVIGIDEPEKKIVTSDAYSVCGSVGTTIRLADSQVGIEYYLDNGTIQRDTLIGDGNELTWLVTESGLGQVTYQIIAIANTTCNAVMGTIDITYKDGPSDYTMFALSNGIESSDTVRYCADGIGVELGVNTTESGIAYILYRDFTEDIGYISGDGSNRIFSGYFMGAEADTVEYSVRAVNIDTGCEVWWSDTIQVIEDALPTIFDLELRMSNGTNYFDCADMCQGQVSVDTLILNGSELGTSYELLINDTSFIPAVDSMGTASVIKYGPRDLPGYYTVQAVSEHGCVSMMNGMIQLYQEPLIAINDTLMLKNGLLTDSIDVWANDIKDEILLDKLGTNIAFELMYLSADGNYTQDMAVTTDYGNKITINNRGKLEFKKSPTFYGRDTVRYIVRNTDYAERIDTAYVYFFVGNIDVDDDNSILIPNAFSPNNDGFNDVFEIDGEFKAEVAESKLEVFNRWGTVVYRSKGKQYDNTWDGKSNAGAMVSLGNNLPDGTYFYVFTIKINNAEAGSTKVETREYNGSIEIRR
- a CDS encoding DUF5686 family protein, which codes for MLKSYRIVSLFCLIVLFSLNGLGQVSIDGFVLDSKSDATIPMVNVYFKGTNIGTISDSTGYFKLELLSYNDTLVFSSVGYHKKEIKVSKIKSPFEVYLNPDEINLNEISVKPDDSWVRFLLDRMNDAKTDNNPDKHPGYAYEKYTKWEYHIANVDSALMYSGPFKNYKSYFKTAFDGSKYLPVYLSEQVVQNQFQNKPLKQKSVIVADNTQGLGVLGDYEIGGYTAGLNNQYNFYNNYIKVFEESFVSPAASNGWFYYKYYLVDSVQHEGFKHYQILFTPRRKHDKVFRGHMVIDDKDFSIVSVDAALSSKTNMNFLKEMKIDVIYEKVNGNQPFYKEQTVYASFDYLPFEIPGQNRRMELEFNEYSSFKDVKINPEEEVVLSARNLSYESVKLSGSYSRDTTYWNKARHIPLSNADKEIALSIDSINQIPLIKILDNTTRMMMTGYYDLGKFELGPYMNFLQFNKVEGVRFFAGARTSKEISKNWMLWGGLGYGLQTEKISGLLGGGYKFEHPKRRVIEMYYDDRYIRMGENRKILYLYENMLTPSENNLVSAFFVRDPFDELLRQKEVDFSYEHEWRTGFSSQFNLTYKSQYSPEFYPFEYNGMQVKNVNTYEATIDFRFSFKEKVIDDEFMRLYLSTDYPILHLALTTGQAEYAGQVNRYQKIHTTIKHSIYMGQTLLNYAFEGGVIFGKVPYTLLELPRGNESFGYYLYDFNMLNYLEFAHDKYLHAYFEYHLNGFLFNRLPLLRSLGLREVISTKSMIGSLSKKQFDAIAIPETVSGLDQPYLEVGVGLENIMRLIRLEALWRVTPQSKLGVPQFGLRAKISLNL